A single region of the Plantactinospora soyae genome encodes:
- a CDS encoding sugar phosphate isomerase/epimerase family protein, translated as MTAAPGPGLRFGYGTNGFANHRLDDALRVLADLGYQGVALTLDHDHLDPFGPDLAARVAALRRRLAELNLGVVIETGARYLLDPWRKHAPTLLHDDSALRIEFLRRAVAIGADLGAEAVSFWSGVRPAGIDPATAWDRLVAGCAELVDVADGAGTVLGFEPEPGMLVADIADWQRLRAALGAPPHFGITLDIGHCRCLEPLPVPDCVEQVAAHLVNVQIDDMRRGVHEHLEFGTGEIDFPPVLRALADAGYAGLVAVELPRHSHAAPTVAAESIEFLRAAEAAGRAGPGPTNGTGRTSTRAVPDRVAAAGPPGRRADQAGTGDRDHRRS; from the coding sequence ATGACCGCCGCCCCCGGCCCCGGCCTGCGGTTCGGGTACGGCACCAACGGCTTTGCCAACCACCGGCTCGACGACGCGTTGCGGGTGCTGGCCGATCTCGGCTACCAGGGGGTGGCACTGACCCTGGACCACGACCACCTGGACCCGTTCGGCCCCGACCTCGCGGCCCGGGTGGCGGCGCTGCGCCGGCGGCTGGCCGAGCTGAACCTCGGGGTGGTGATCGAGACCGGGGCCCGGTACCTGCTCGACCCCTGGCGTAAGCACGCGCCGACCCTGCTGCACGACGACTCCGCGCTGCGGATCGAGTTCCTCCGCCGGGCCGTCGCGATCGGTGCCGACCTGGGAGCCGAGGCGGTCTCCTTCTGGTCCGGGGTACGGCCGGCCGGGATCGATCCGGCGACCGCCTGGGACCGGCTGGTGGCCGGCTGTGCCGAACTGGTCGACGTCGCCGACGGCGCCGGTACGGTGCTCGGGTTCGAGCCGGAGCCGGGCATGCTGGTGGCCGACATCGCCGACTGGCAGCGGCTGCGTGCCGCGCTCGGCGCCCCGCCGCACTTCGGCATCACCCTCGACATCGGACACTGTCGCTGCCTGGAGCCGCTGCCGGTGCCGGACTGCGTCGAGCAGGTCGCCGCGCACCTGGTCAACGTGCAGATCGACGACATGCGTCGGGGCGTACACGAGCACCTGGAGTTCGGCACGGGGGAGATCGACTTCCCGCCGGTGCTGCGGGCCCTGGCCGACGCCGGCTACGCCGGGCTGGTCGCCGTCGAGCTGCCCCGGCACTCGCACGCCGCGCCGACGGTGGCGGCGGAGTCGATCGAGTTCCTCCGGGCCGCCGAGGCCGCCGGCCGGGCCGGGCCGGGTCCGACGAACGGAACCGGCCGCACGTCGACGCGCGCCGTACCGGACCGGGTCGCGGCCGCCGGGCCGCCGGGCCGCCGGGCTGACCAGGCGGGCACGGGGGACCGCGACCACCGACGGAGCTGA
- a CDS encoding SCO3242 family prenyltransferase, with product MPSLRDLAQLVRAPAALSVPGDVVAGAAAAQALDRRVPGLAGASVLLYWGGMAANDWADRELDARERPERPIPSGRVSPGFALGVSAGLTAAGVALAGLAGGRRALAVAVPLAGTIWAYDLVAKNTSAGPAVMAACRGLDVLLGASQGRTVRAVPAALTVAAHTYTVTELSRREVSGASRALPAATLAGTAAVAAAAMAGRRSGAGARGGDSSGGGDDRSHPDGANRWTGSRAGPGWRALVPAVLAGWYGLQYGAAQARVAADPQASRVRAAVGAGITGLPALQGALVARAGAAVLGVAVAAAAPLGRRLARKVSPT from the coding sequence ATGCCGTCGCTGCGTGATCTGGCCCAGTTGGTCCGGGCGCCCGCCGCGCTCTCCGTACCCGGGGACGTGGTGGCGGGTGCCGCCGCCGCCCAGGCGCTGGACCGTCGGGTGCCGGGGCTGGCCGGGGCGTCGGTGCTGCTCTACTGGGGTGGGATGGCCGCCAACGACTGGGCGGACCGCGAGCTGGACGCCCGGGAGCGGCCGGAGCGGCCGATTCCCAGCGGGCGGGTCTCGCCGGGGTTCGCCCTCGGTGTCTCGGCCGGGCTCACCGCCGCCGGGGTCGCCCTGGCCGGCCTGGCCGGTGGTCGCCGGGCGCTGGCCGTGGCGGTGCCGCTGGCCGGCACGATCTGGGCGTACGACCTGGTGGCCAAGAACACCTCGGCCGGGCCGGCGGTGATGGCCGCCTGCCGTGGCCTGGACGTGCTGCTCGGGGCGAGCCAGGGACGTACCGTCCGGGCGGTGCCGGCGGCGCTGACCGTGGCCGCGCACACGTACACCGTGACCGAGCTGTCCCGGCGCGAGGTCTCCGGCGCCTCCCGCGCGCTGCCGGCCGCCACCCTGGCCGGAACGGCCGCGGTCGCCGCCGCCGCGATGGCTGGCCGCCGTTCCGGGGCCGGTGCACGGGGCGGCGACAGCAGCGGCGGCGGGGACGACCGGAGTCATCCGGACGGGGCCAACCGGTGGACCGGTTCCCGGGCCGGGCCGGGCTGGCGGGCGCTGGTGCCGGCGGTGCTCGCCGGCTGGTACGGGTTGCAGTACGGCGCCGCCCAGGCCCGGGTGGCCGCCGATCCACAGGCGTCCCGGGTACGGGCGGCGGTCGGCGCCGGCATCACCGGACTGCCGGCCCTCCAGGGTGCGCTGGTCGCGCGGGCCGGCGCGGCGGTGCTCGGGGTCGCGGTCGCCGCTGCCGCCCCGCTCGGCCGCCGGCTGGCCCGGAAGGTCTCCCCGACATGA
- a CDS encoding inositol-3-phosphate synthase, whose translation MRTGVWLVGGRGSVAVTSTVGALALRAGLAEPTGCVTELPALRAAALPALADLVFGGHDVVTTPLTKKAEALAEAGVLPARLVAALTEELATVEAELRPAPTGERQASVIEEIVADLTGFRERHGLDRVVVVNVSSTEPVPAADPAHADLAALDAALAVGSPLPPSSAYAYAAFTAGCSYVDFTPSTGARLPAVAELARRAGVPYAGHDGKTGETLVKSVLAPMFAMRNLKVRTWSGLNLLGGGDGANLADPAANAAKSASKQRVLGETLGYLPQGNTRIEYVDDIGDFKTAWDLVTFSGFLGTAMRMEFSWHGCDSALAAPLLLDLARLTAAAHRAGRTGPLPELAFFFKDPLGEVPHALADQWGILCAFARGLDADRTEGTPDAVAA comes from the coding sequence ATGCGTACGGGTGTCTGGCTGGTGGGCGGGCGTGGTTCGGTGGCGGTGACCAGCACGGTCGGGGCGCTTGCCCTGCGGGCCGGGCTGGCCGAGCCGACCGGCTGCGTGACCGAGCTGCCGGCCCTGCGTGCCGCGGCCCTGCCGGCCCTCGCCGACCTGGTCTTCGGTGGACATGACGTGGTCACGACTCCGCTGACGAAGAAGGCCGAGGCACTGGCCGAGGCCGGTGTGCTGCCGGCCCGTCTGGTGGCGGCGCTGACCGAGGAACTCGCCACGGTCGAGGCGGAGCTGCGACCGGCGCCGACCGGCGAGCGGCAGGCGTCGGTGATCGAGGAGATCGTCGCGGACCTCACCGGTTTCCGGGAGCGGCACGGACTGGACCGGGTGGTGGTGGTCAACGTCTCCTCCACCGAGCCGGTCCCGGCGGCCGATCCGGCCCACGCCGACCTGGCCGCCCTGGACGCCGCCCTCGCCGTCGGCAGCCCACTGCCGCCCAGTTCCGCGTACGCGTACGCGGCCTTCACGGCGGGTTGTTCCTACGTGGACTTCACTCCGTCGACCGGTGCCCGGCTGCCCGCAGTGGCCGAACTGGCCCGCCGGGCGGGTGTCCCGTACGCCGGGCACGACGGCAAGACCGGCGAGACGCTGGTGAAGTCCGTGCTGGCGCCGATGTTCGCGATGCGGAACCTGAAAGTGCGTACCTGGTCCGGGCTGAACCTGCTCGGCGGCGGGGACGGCGCGAACCTGGCCGATCCGGCGGCGAACGCGGCCAAGTCGGCCAGCAAGCAACGGGTGCTCGGCGAGACGCTGGGCTACCTGCCGCAGGGCAACACCCGGATCGAGTACGTCGACGACATCGGCGACTTCAAGACCGCGTGGGACCTGGTGACCTTCTCGGGCTTCCTCGGCACCGCGATGCGGATGGAGTTCAGCTGGCACGGCTGCGACTCCGCGCTCGCCGCACCGCTGCTGCTCGACCTGGCCCGGTTGACCGCCGCGGCGCACCGGGCCGGCCGTACCGGGCCGCTGCCCGAACTGGCGTTCTTCTTCAAGGACCCGCTCGGCGAGGTGCCGCACGCGCTCGCCGACCAGTGGGGCATCCTCTGCGCGTTCGCCCGGGGGCTGGACGCCGACCGTACGGAGGGAACCCCGGATGCCGTCGCTGCGTGA
- a CDS encoding Gfo/Idh/MocA family protein, producing MVGYAFMGAAHSQAWRTVNRVFDLPVRARMALICGRDESKVADAAVRLGWDGHTTDWRELIARDDIDIVDVCTPGDSHAEITIAALEAGKHVLCEKPLANTVDEARAMVAAAAKAQTVGVRAMCGFNYRRVPAVSLMRELVASGRLGTIRHVRAVYLQDWITDPQFPLVWRLQKDKAGSGALGDIGAHIIDLTQFVTGKRITGVSAITETFVKERPLPAESSGLAASADGAGGAGATGQVTVDDAAVFVARLDGGGLATYEATRFATGRRNALRVEINGSLGSVAFDLERLNELEFFDATEPGVEQGFRRILVTEGDHPYMAAWWPPGHIIGYEHSFTHEFRDFLAALASGSDPTPSFADALQVQLVLDAVARSAEIGSSWTEVEPVLAPVSA from the coding sequence ATGGTCGGCTACGCGTTCATGGGCGCCGCGCACTCACAGGCGTGGCGCACCGTGAACCGCGTGTTCGACCTGCCGGTACGCGCCCGGATGGCCCTGATCTGTGGCCGGGACGAGTCGAAGGTCGCGGACGCGGCCGTTCGGCTCGGCTGGGACGGCCACACCACCGACTGGCGTGAACTGATCGCCCGGGACGACATCGACATCGTCGACGTCTGCACTCCCGGCGACAGCCACGCCGAGATCACGATCGCGGCGCTGGAGGCGGGCAAGCACGTACTGTGCGAGAAGCCGCTGGCCAACACGGTCGATGAGGCTCGGGCCATGGTCGCCGCGGCGGCCAAGGCGCAGACGGTGGGCGTACGGGCCATGTGCGGGTTCAACTACCGCCGGGTCCCCGCGGTCAGCCTGATGCGGGAGCTGGTCGCGTCCGGCCGGCTCGGCACGATCCGGCACGTCCGCGCGGTCTACCTGCAGGACTGGATCACCGATCCGCAGTTTCCGCTGGTCTGGCGACTGCAGAAGGACAAGGCGGGGTCCGGTGCGCTCGGCGACATCGGTGCGCACATCATCGACCTGACCCAGTTCGTGACCGGCAAGCGGATCACCGGGGTCAGCGCGATCACCGAGACGTTCGTCAAGGAGCGTCCGCTGCCCGCCGAGTCGAGCGGACTGGCCGCCTCGGCCGACGGCGCCGGCGGTGCCGGGGCCACCGGGCAGGTCACCGTCGACGACGCGGCGGTCTTCGTGGCCCGGCTCGACGGTGGCGGACTGGCCACCTACGAGGCCACCCGGTTCGCGACCGGCCGGCGCAACGCCCTCCGGGTCGAGATCAACGGTTCGCTCGGCTCGGTGGCGTTCGACCTCGAACGCCTCAACGAGCTGGAGTTCTTCGACGCCACCGAACCCGGTGTCGAACAGGGATTCCGGCGGATCCTGGTCACCGAAGGCGACCACCCGTACATGGCGGCGTGGTGGCCACCGGGGCACATCATCGGCTACGAGCACTCGTTCACGCACGAGTTCCGCGACTTCCTCGCGGCGCTCGCCAGCGGATCGGATCCGACCCCCTCGTTCGCGGACGCGCTCCAGGTCCAGTTGGTCCTGGACGCCGTCGCGCGGTCGGCGGAGATCGGTTCCTCCTGGACCGAGGTGGAGCCGGTGCTCGCGCCGGTCTCCGCGTGA
- a CDS encoding substrate-binding domain-containing protein produces the protein MYATQRSSPASALPASRATVTPPPLPTTRHFDQEVPMSQDLGHLSRRGLLFGGAAIGAGTLLTACTSNEKGDDGSGDSQTVAGNSNSEPSKPVKIGFSVPAGDHGWILAVTTNGKAQAAKFSEVTFVPVESGGNDPAVQRAAVESLIQQKVDAIVFLPHEGDKLEPTALKAMEAGIPIINLDREFTNPFAYRTLIKGDNYGMGVAAGNFIAAELKKAGKTAPVIAEIGGIDFLPLTKDRSRGFKDALARNGLKVNHQVWADFTVAKGQSVTANLLQSAPKIDAIWNHDDDQGLGALAAMKQANRSEFILVGGAGSRNAMDTIKKGDTPLKATVTYSPTMASSAVAIARLVAQGRGMGDLAELQVPKTIVLASETVTKENVEAYLPLGFAS, from the coding sequence GTGTACGCAACACAACGGTCTTCGCCTGCCAGCGCTCTGCCGGCAAGCCGCGCCACCGTCACACCACCCCCACTACCAACCACCAGGCATTTTGACCAGGAGGTCCCTATGTCCCAGGATTTGGGTCACTTGTCCCGCCGGGGTCTACTTTTCGGCGGAGCGGCGATCGGCGCCGGCACGCTGCTGACGGCCTGCACCTCCAACGAGAAGGGCGATGACGGCAGCGGCGATTCGCAGACCGTTGCCGGCAATTCCAACTCGGAGCCGTCGAAGCCGGTGAAGATCGGCTTCTCCGTACCGGCGGGCGACCACGGCTGGATCCTCGCCGTCACCACCAACGGCAAGGCGCAGGCGGCCAAGTTCTCCGAGGTGACGTTCGTGCCGGTGGAGTCCGGCGGCAACGACCCGGCCGTCCAGCGGGCCGCGGTCGAGTCGCTCATCCAGCAGAAGGTCGACGCGATCGTCTTCCTGCCGCACGAGGGCGACAAGCTCGAGCCGACCGCGCTCAAGGCGATGGAAGCCGGCATCCCGATCATCAACCTCGACCGCGAGTTCACCAACCCCTTCGCGTACCGCACGTTGATCAAGGGAGACAACTACGGAATGGGTGTGGCGGCGGGGAACTTCATCGCCGCGGAACTCAAGAAGGCCGGCAAGACGGCTCCGGTCATCGCCGAGATCGGTGGTATCGACTTCCTGCCGCTGACCAAGGACCGGTCGCGTGGCTTCAAGGATGCCCTGGCCCGAAACGGCCTCAAGGTGAATCACCAGGTGTGGGCGGACTTCACCGTCGCCAAGGGCCAGTCCGTGACGGCCAACCTGTTGCAGTCCGCGCCAAAGATCGACGCGATCTGGAACCACGACGACGACCAGGGCCTGGGCGCCCTCGCGGCGATGAAGCAGGCCAACCGGTCCGAGTTCATCCTGGTCGGCGGTGCGGGTTCCCGTAACGCGATGGACACCATCAAGAAGGGCGACACGCCGCTGAAGGCCACTGTCACCTACAGCCCGACGATGGCATCGTCAGCGGTGGCAATCGCCCGCCTCGTCGCGCAGGGGCGCGGGATGGGCGACCTCGCCGAACTCCAGGTGCCGAAGACGATCGTTCTCGCCTCGGAAACCGTCACCAAAGAAAACGTCGAGGCGTACCTGCCGCTCGGCTTCGCATCCTGA
- a CDS encoding ABC transporter permease, translating to MTEIIPERETAAAPVDKKPDVGPATGDGGLSAGDQRGSGGWWRGGAGESVRRNSALVVVLLALVVFAAYRRPDVYLDPDRAISNIMTILTQASAVGVLAIGMTFVIIGGGIDLSVGSLVGLASVWCTTVATQEFGMVGILFTAIVVGTLAGVVNGLLIAYGRMVAFIATLAMMVAARGLAAQISNKTTQVVSVSGINSLAETDILGIPLLVLVFAAVVAIAWVVLNRTTFGRRTVAVGGNLEAARLAGINVKRQTLLLYALSGLCCGIAAIILVSLSNAGASTHGEFYELDAIAAAIIGGTSLAGGRGTVVGTLLGVLVFAMITNLFILLNLQIEVQNIVKGAIIIGAVLVQQFRIGGLRKRRGVPASG from the coding sequence GTGACCGAAATAATTCCCGAGCGTGAGACGGCTGCGGCGCCGGTCGACAAAAAACCGGACGTCGGCCCAGCCACGGGCGACGGCGGGTTGAGCGCGGGGGACCAGCGGGGTAGCGGTGGCTGGTGGCGCGGCGGTGCTGGCGAGTCCGTACGACGCAACAGTGCGCTCGTCGTGGTCCTGCTGGCGCTTGTCGTTTTCGCCGCCTATCGCCGGCCCGACGTCTACCTCGACCCGGACCGCGCGATCAGCAACATCATGACGATCCTCACCCAGGCATCCGCGGTCGGCGTGCTCGCCATCGGGATGACTTTCGTGATCATCGGTGGTGGCATCGACCTGTCGGTGGGTTCGTTGGTGGGCCTGGCCAGTGTCTGGTGTACCACCGTGGCCACCCAGGAGTTCGGCATGGTGGGCATCCTGTTCACCGCGATCGTGGTGGGCACCCTCGCGGGAGTGGTCAACGGTCTGCTCATCGCGTACGGCCGGATGGTCGCCTTCATCGCCACCCTGGCGATGATGGTCGCCGCCCGGGGACTCGCCGCGCAGATCTCCAACAAGACGACCCAGGTCGTCAGCGTGAGCGGCATCAACAGCCTGGCCGAGACCGACATTCTCGGGATCCCGTTGCTGGTGCTGGTCTTCGCCGCCGTCGTGGCGATCGCCTGGGTGGTGCTCAACCGTACGACGTTCGGGCGCCGTACGGTCGCGGTCGGGGGCAACCTTGAGGCGGCGCGTCTGGCCGGCATCAACGTCAAGCGCCAGACACTCCTGCTCTACGCGCTCTCCGGGCTCTGCTGCGGGATCGCCGCGATCATCCTGGTGTCGTTGTCGAACGCCGGAGCGTCGACCCACGGCGAGTTCTACGAACTGGACGCGATCGCCGCGGCCATCATCGGCGGTACCTCCCTCGCCGGCGGTCGCGGAACCGTCGTCGGCACCCTGCTGGGCGTGCTGGTGTTCGCCATGATCACAAACCTGTTCATCCTGCTCAATCTCCAGATCGAAGTCCAGAACATCGTCAAGGGCGCGATCATCATCGGTGCCGTTCTCGTACAGCAGTTCCGCATCGGTGGCCTGCGAAAACGCCGGGGCGTCCCCGCCTCCGGGTGA
- a CDS encoding sugar ABC transporter ATP-binding protein, with the protein MVPGEVVLRLTDVVKTFPGVRALDGVDLEVRAGEVHCLLGQNGAGKSTLIKVLSGAHQPDSGEIEWLGAPISFNTPQSAMKAGIATIYQELDLVEDMTVAENIFLGHEPRRFGFVQRGLMRQRTRELLARLGHPEIPPGRPVRTLPAAAKQIASMGRALSHETRMLIMDEPSAVLAHDEVQNLFRMIRQLTGAGIAVIYISHRMEEIREIGDRVTVLKDGRAAAVNLPARTTPTSELVRHTTGRNIEYVFPPRAEQPTPTGVPLLEVKSLSRSGEFADVSLHVRAGEIVGITGLVGSGRSELLETIYGARRPEAGQVSVDGKPLPAGRVGAAVRAGLGMAPEERKSQALLLGEPIYRNMTLATFAHYAAGGFTRADRERAASSEMADELQLRPRDVGRAVGTLSGGNQQKVVVGRWLLGGTRLLLLDEPTRGVDVGARAELYRVIRQLADRGVGVLLVSSEVPEVLGLAHRVLIMREGRIIREAPAEELDEHAVLDLIMAGSLLDGGPHSTNVLSEEVTA; encoded by the coding sequence GTGGTCCCGGGCGAAGTCGTCCTGCGGCTCACCGACGTCGTGAAGACCTTCCCCGGAGTACGCGCACTGGACGGGGTGGACCTGGAGGTCCGCGCGGGCGAGGTGCACTGCCTGCTCGGGCAGAACGGCGCCGGCAAGTCCACTCTGATCAAGGTGCTGTCCGGCGCGCACCAACCGGACAGCGGCGAGATCGAGTGGCTCGGTGCGCCCATCTCCTTCAATACGCCCCAGTCCGCCATGAAGGCCGGCATCGCCACCATCTACCAGGAACTCGACCTTGTCGAGGACATGACGGTGGCGGAGAACATCTTCCTGGGCCACGAGCCGCGTCGGTTCGGCTTCGTCCAGCGTGGACTGATGCGCCAACGGACGCGGGAGCTGCTGGCCCGGCTCGGACATCCGGAGATCCCGCCCGGGCGGCCGGTGCGGACGCTGCCGGCGGCCGCGAAGCAGATCGCGAGCATGGGCCGGGCGCTCTCGCACGAGACCCGGATGCTCATCATGGACGAGCCCAGCGCCGTCCTGGCACACGACGAAGTGCAGAACCTGTTCCGGATGATTCGACAGCTGACCGGCGCGGGCATCGCGGTGATCTACATATCGCACCGGATGGAGGAGATCCGCGAGATCGGCGACCGGGTGACCGTCCTCAAGGACGGCCGGGCGGCTGCGGTCAACCTGCCCGCCCGCACCACACCCACCAGCGAACTGGTCAGGCACACGACGGGGCGCAACATCGAGTACGTCTTCCCGCCCCGGGCCGAGCAGCCGACGCCAACGGGCGTGCCGCTGCTCGAGGTGAAGAGCCTGTCCCGGTCGGGGGAGTTCGCCGACGTCTCCCTGCACGTCCGCGCCGGAGAGATCGTGGGCATCACCGGGCTGGTCGGGTCGGGCCGCTCCGAGCTGCTGGAAACGATCTACGGTGCCCGGCGACCCGAGGCCGGCCAGGTGTCGGTCGACGGCAAGCCGCTGCCGGCCGGACGGGTCGGCGCGGCGGTCCGCGCCGGGCTGGGCATGGCCCCGGAAGAGCGGAAGAGTCAGGCTCTCCTGCTCGGCGAGCCGATCTACCGCAACATGACGCTGGCGACCTTCGCCCACTACGCGGCGGGCGGCTTCACCCGCGCCGACCGGGAGCGGGCGGCGAGCAGTGAGATGGCCGACGAGTTGCAGTTGCGTCCCCGTGATGTCGGCCGTGCCGTCGGCACCCTGTCGGGTGGCAATCAACAGAAAGTGGTGGTCGGCAGGTGGTTGCTGGGTGGCACCAGACTGTTGCTCCTGGACGAACCCACCCGGGGGGTCGACGTCGGCGCACGCGCCGAGTTGTACCGGGTGATCCGGCAGCTCGCCGACCGTGGGGTCGGCGTACTGCTGGTCTCCAGCGAAGTGCCGGAGGTGCTCGGCCTCGCCCACCGGGTGCTGATCATGCGTGAGGGCCGGATCATTCGCGAGGCGCCGGCCGAGGAACTCGACGAGCATGCCGTACTCGACCTCATCATGGCGGGGTCGCTGCTTGACGGCGGGCCGCATTCCACAAATGTCCTGAGCGAGGAGGTGACAGCGTGA
- a CDS encoding ROK family protein, whose amino-acid sequence MRTADPLHLRLLRLLRDQGAVSRAELADRLQMPRPRLLAELERLVSLGYVAEAGLAASRGGRRSTLVELNPDLRFAAVDLGASSIDVEVVNGRLEPVAAYAEATDIRSGPKVILHRVNELLHKARSDGAYERLHAVGIGVPGPVSFRDGVPVSPPIMPGWDRFPVRELLTREHGCPAVVDNDVNIMAIGERHGGVAHSVDDFLFVKIGTGIGCGIYLAGEVYRGTDGCAGDIGHIQVDSHGPMCSCGNVGCLEALFSGAAVAKDATVAARTGASPALSERLAAAGAVTALDVAEGAIEGDVTCIRLIRDGGRRVGGVLAGLVSFANPSMIVIGGGLAQLGHILLAEIRSVVYRRSLPLATGNLPVVLSELGSRAGVTGAAVLASDVAFGEAS is encoded by the coding sequence GTGCGTACGGCGGATCCGCTGCACCTTCGGTTGCTACGGCTGCTGCGCGACCAGGGCGCCGTTTCCCGTGCCGAGCTCGCCGACCGGTTGCAGATGCCCCGGCCACGGCTGCTCGCAGAGCTGGAACGGCTGGTCAGCCTCGGCTACGTGGCCGAGGCGGGACTGGCCGCTTCGCGGGGCGGCCGGCGCTCCACACTGGTCGAACTCAACCCCGACCTGCGGTTCGCCGCGGTCGATCTGGGCGCCAGCTCGATCGACGTCGAGGTGGTCAACGGCCGGCTCGAACCGGTCGCCGCGTACGCCGAGGCCACCGACATCCGTTCCGGACCGAAGGTCATCCTGCACCGGGTCAACGAGCTGTTGCACAAGGCGAGGTCGGACGGGGCGTACGAGCGCCTGCACGCGGTCGGCATCGGCGTACCCGGCCCGGTGAGCTTCCGTGACGGAGTGCCGGTCTCGCCGCCGATCATGCCCGGCTGGGACCGCTTTCCGGTCCGCGAGCTGCTGACCCGCGAGCACGGTTGTCCGGCCGTCGTGGACAACGACGTCAACATCATGGCTATCGGCGAACGGCACGGCGGGGTCGCGCACTCGGTGGACGACTTCCTGTTCGTCAAGATCGGCACAGGCATCGGGTGCGGCATCTACCTGGCCGGCGAGGTCTACCGGGGGACCGACGGGTGTGCCGGCGACATCGGGCACATCCAGGTCGACTCGCACGGGCCGATGTGCTCGTGTGGGAACGTCGGCTGTCTGGAGGCCCTGTTCAGTGGTGCCGCAGTGGCCAAGGACGCCACCGTTGCCGCCCGTACCGGTGCCTCGCCCGCCCTCAGCGAACGGCTCGCGGCCGCCGGTGCGGTCACTGCGCTCGACGTCGCGGAGGGCGCGATCGAGGGGGACGTGACCTGCATCCGGCTGATCCGCGACGGCGGGCGCCGGGTCGGTGGGGTGCTCGCCGGCCTGGTCAGCTTCGCCAACCCGTCGATGATCGTCATCGGCGGCGGGCTGGCCCAGCTCGGCCACATCCTGCTCGCGGAGATCCGAAGCGTGGTCTACCGGCGGTCACTACCGCTGGCCACCGGCAACCTGCCGGTGGTCCTCTCCGAGCTCGGCTCGCGGGCCGGGGTCACCGGCGCCGCCGTACTCGCCAGCGATGTCGCATTCGGGGAGGCGTCGTGA
- a CDS encoding AfsR/SARP family transcriptional regulator: protein MEFAILGPLEITVAGRRVDLTGDRQRKILGALLLAVEGRSSIDRLVAAVWDVYPPSTARKQVQNCVAALRGRLVRAGAPDTLLETRPSGYQLNVRPEDLDARVFVGRVSAARESAAAGRFEEATAHYRSALGMWRGPVLDDLDSQAVAASAAWLTELQLTASEEFFDLELECGRHERIVGDLIKMCAEFPARERIQGQLMLALHRSGRQVDAILVYRQLCRHLAEELGVVPSADILRLHDQLIGCSAASRR from the coding sequence GTGGAGTTCGCTATCCTCGGCCCGCTGGAGATCACGGTGGCAGGCCGACGCGTCGATCTAACTGGGGACAGACAACGGAAGATCCTCGGTGCGCTCCTGCTGGCGGTTGAGGGCAGGAGTTCGATCGACCGGCTGGTCGCCGCTGTCTGGGATGTGTATCCGCCGTCGACGGCCCGGAAACAGGTGCAGAACTGCGTAGCGGCGCTGCGCGGTCGTCTCGTGCGAGCCGGTGCGCCGGACACGCTGCTCGAGACCAGACCGAGCGGCTACCAGCTCAACGTCCGACCCGAGGACCTGGACGCCCGGGTCTTCGTCGGCCGGGTCTCGGCGGCGCGTGAGTCCGCGGCGGCGGGCCGCTTCGAGGAGGCCACCGCGCACTACCGGTCGGCCCTGGGTATGTGGCGCGGGCCGGTGCTCGACGACCTTGACAGTCAGGCCGTCGCCGCCAGCGCCGCCTGGCTGACCGAACTGCAACTCACCGCGTCCGAGGAATTCTTCGACCTTGAACTGGAGTGCGGTCGGCACGAGCGGATCGTCGGCGACCTGATCAAGATGTGTGCGGAGTTCCCCGCCAGGGAGCGGATTCAGGGCCAGCTCATGCTCGCACTACACCGCAGCGGCAGACAGGTGGACGCGATCCTCGTGTACCGGCAACTGTGCCGGCACCTGGCGGAGGAGTTGGGTGTGGTCCCGAGCGCCGACATCCTCCGCCTCCACGACCAGCTCATCGGGTGTTCGGCCGCCAGCCGGCGGTGA
- a CDS encoding MauE/DoxX family redox-associated membrane protein, translating into MLAGECCWYRKDSPMASMHDVVLVVVNSVAAAILVQAALSKIAAPSHLRQALSEVDVPDALTTTNAVRLYAGIECLAGIALLFSATRSVGAVLVAALGLVFIGLGGLGMARGSVEPCGCFGNPAGRPLGITNVALGAALVAAGATNLLTRSPTGSAALLGTALALLVLCLYVNRAWAWPLIRPRRGTSL; encoded by the coding sequence ATGCTTGCCGGCGAATGTTGCTGGTACAGGAAGGACTCGCCAATGGCGTCGATGCATGACGTGGTGTTGGTGGTGGTCAACAGCGTTGCGGCCGCCATCCTGGTGCAGGCTGCGCTCAGCAAGATCGCGGCGCCATCCCATCTACGCCAGGCTCTGTCCGAAGTCGACGTACCAGACGCTCTGACGACGACCAACGCCGTCCGGCTCTATGCCGGCATCGAGTGCCTCGCCGGCATAGCGTTGCTGTTCTCGGCGACCCGTTCGGTCGGCGCCGTTCTCGTCGCCGCGCTCGGCCTGGTGTTCATCGGCCTCGGTGGGCTGGGTATGGCGCGGGGCAGTGTCGAGCCGTGTGGGTGCTTCGGTAATCCGGCCGGACGACCGCTCGGCATCACCAACGTCGCGCTCGGTGCGGCGCTGGTGGCGGCGGGGGCGACGAACCTTTTGACGCGATCGCCGACCGGCTCGGCCGCCCTGCTCGGCACGGCGCTCGCCCTGCTCGTCCTGTGCCTGTACGTCAACCGGGCCTGGGCCTGGCCGTTGATCCGTCCACGGAGGGGAACCTCATTGTGA